Proteins from a genomic interval of Pradoshia eiseniae:
- a CDS encoding PspA/IM30 family protein — protein sequence MTDFFTKLKKTLEADLYEVMETKDKKHPLYKLNQYLRESENEVGQVQRLIERQYRLKDEVKREHQAAYDMAQKRKDQAEIARSTEGAEELYEYAVREQTIYEERASRLEHMLVQIELDLKQLEEKFTAMQQSLKDMHIKRLELMGQDNLSKVYGKMEELIEKGRVPNGKRKSSNRDSDPLDMRVRANHYGMIMDTRLAAMEKDVKNRGDLS from the coding sequence ATGACAGATTTTTTCACAAAATTAAAGAAAACATTGGAAGCAGATCTATATGAGGTCATGGAAACGAAGGATAAGAAGCATCCTTTATATAAGCTGAATCAATATTTGCGGGAATCAGAGAATGAGGTTGGGCAAGTTCAGCGATTGATTGAAAGGCAGTATCGATTGAAGGATGAAGTGAAGCGTGAGCACCAGGCAGCCTATGATATGGCGCAAAAACGCAAAGACCAAGCGGAGATTGCGCGCAGCACTGAGGGGGCCGAGGAGCTTTATGAGTATGCGGTGCGTGAACAGACGATTTATGAGGAAAGAGCATCTCGCCTTGAACATATGCTTGTGCAAATCGAGCTTGACCTTAAACAGCTTGAAGAAAAATTTACCGCCATGCAGCAAAGTTTGAAGGATATGCATATTAAGCGGCTTGAGTTGATGGGACAGGATAATTTGTCTAAGGTATATGGGAAGATGGAAGAATTGATTGAGAAGGGGAGAGTTCCGAATGGAAAACGGAAGTCTTCAAACAGAGACAGTGATCCCCTAGATATGCGGGTTAGAGCAAATCATTATGGAATGATTATGGATACACGTCTTGCAGCCATGGAGAAAGATGTGAAAAATAGAGGGGATTTAAGCTAG
- a CDS encoding lmo0954 family membrane protein, whose translation MKNIGIIIIAIIAGFIVIGNIGPILVLGITVGALYFVFKQYVKADKNGKFIWGALGLIILIAAISNLSAFVGLAAMVLLYYLYKNYQEDKTEKVNRDDPFKKFEREWEELSKK comes from the coding sequence ATGAAAAACATCGGAATCATCATCATAGCGATTATCGCCGGTTTTATTGTCATTGGAAATATTGGACCCATCCTCGTTCTGGGTATTACGGTAGGAGCACTTTATTTCGTGTTTAAGCAGTATGTAAAGGCGGATAAGAATGGGAAATTCATCTGGGGAGCACTAGGGCTTATTATCCTGATTGCGGCCATTAGTAATCTGTCGGCTTTTGTTGGTCTAGCTGCAATGGTGCTGCTGTATTATCTCTATAAAAATTATCAGGAAGATAAGACGGAAAAGGTGAACAGGGATGATCCATTCAAGAAGTTTGAGAGGGAATGGGAAGAATTAAGCAAAAAATAA
- the liaF gene encoding cell wall-active antibiotics response protein LiaF — translation MSGSKEQSHLKLILVGLLIAGLFEIIFIRFDELLFNGIAALVCLFYGYKNYATMTGKIVLWVGLFFAVSGLISLFVVRAIIFILLLLFLLHYLQKRREPAEIKPSFEGSQEANFVTVHGPVSSRLFGNQSTPEEIYEWDDINVGVGFGDVVMDLSNTVLPKEESIIAIRTIAGNVEILIPYDIGVKLSHTALYGTVRLFDQEKREIRNQQIAYKTEGYEESSSRVKIVTSIGAGSIVVRRV, via the coding sequence ATGTCAGGGTCGAAGGAACAATCACATTTGAAGCTCATATTGGTTGGCCTATTGATTGCAGGCTTGTTCGAAATTATTTTCATCCGGTTCGATGAGCTGCTCTTCAATGGAATTGCTGCCTTGGTATGCCTGTTTTATGGCTATAAGAATTATGCTACCATGACTGGAAAGATTGTCTTATGGGTTGGCCTATTCTTCGCTGTATCAGGACTAATCAGCTTATTCGTCGTACGTGCTATTATTTTTATTTTACTATTATTATTTCTTCTTCATTATCTGCAAAAAAGACGAGAGCCTGCTGAGATTAAGCCTTCCTTTGAAGGGAGCCAGGAAGCTAATTTTGTAACAGTCCATGGTCCGGTTTCAAGCCGTTTATTTGGGAATCAGTCCACACCTGAGGAGATTTATGAGTGGGATGATATCAATGTTGGGGTAGGATTTGGAGATGTGGTTATGGATTTAAGCAATACGGTCCTTCCAAAAGAAGAATCTATCATCGCCATTCGAACAATCGCCGGCAATGTGGAGATTCTCATTCCATATGACATTGGTGTAAAGCTATCTCATACAGCTCTCTACGGCACTGTTCGCTTATTCGACCAAGAGAAACGGGAAATTCGCAATCAGCAGATTGCCTATAAGACGGAAGGGTATGAGGAATCGAGCAGCCGCGTCAAAATCGTGACCTCTATCGGTGCAGGAAGCATCGTGGTGAGACGGGTATGA